One window from the genome of Malus domestica chromosome 01, GDT2T_hap1 encodes:
- the LOC139190769 gene encoding uncharacterized mitochondrial protein AtMg00810-like: MEITRTSTAMYLSQSKYILDLLKKTKMSYAKPLTTPAATGPKLSIYDREPLSDGTNFRSIIGALQYLLFTRPDIAFAVNQVCQYMHSPTTAHWDAVKRVLQYLKAIHDQGIVYKPSPLTLTAFTDEDYAGDPDDRRSSSGYGIFLGDNLVSWSSKK; this comes from the coding sequence ATGGAAATTACACGAACATCCACTGCCATGTATCTTTCTCAATCCAAGTACATCTTGGACCTTCTAAAGAAGACCAAAATGTCTTATGCAAAGCCTCTCACCACTCCCGCTGCAACTGGCCCTAAGTTGAGTATATATGACAGAGAACCTTTGTCAGATGGCACTAATTTTCGAAGTATAATCGGTGCTCTCCAATATCTTCTTTTCACGAGACCTGATATTGCTTTTGCCGTCAATCAGGTCTGCCAATATATGCATTCACCCACTACTGCTCATTGGGATGCTGTCAAACGCGTACTTCAATACTTGAAGGCCATTCATGATCAGGGCATTGTCTATAAACCTAGTCCTCTCACCCTCACTGCATTTACCGATGAGGACTATGCTGGAGATCCTGATGATCGACGCTCCAGTAGTGGCTATGGCATTTTTCTTGGAGATAATCTCGTCTCTTGGAGCTCCAAGAAATAG